A window of Elgaria multicarinata webbii isolate HBS135686 ecotype San Diego chromosome 2, rElgMul1.1.pri, whole genome shotgun sequence contains these coding sequences:
- the FREY1 gene encoding protein Frey 1, with the protein MGVLLLLLLLTERIVPMPSSQSKNSPSVPEEFTAPLEFQQHHFGLVDDYGIKPKHPKFRTRTLRKESEKLRRAHKSKRDEPDFEEYYYDDLF; encoded by the exons ATGGGAGTCCTGCTTCTCTTGCTTCTCCTGACAGAGAGAATAGTGCCAATGCCGAGTTCTCAAAG CAAGAACAGTCCATCTGTCCCAGAGGAATTCACGGCCCCCTTGGAGTTCCAGCAGCACCACTTCGGCTTGGTGGATG ATTATGGTATTAAACCAAAGCATCCCAAATTCCGGACACGGACGTTGCGTAAGGAATCAGAAAAACTGCGCAGAGCACACAAGAGCAAGCGAGATGAGCCAGACTTTGAGGAGTATTATTATGATGACCTCTTTTGA